A stretch of the Vigna radiata var. radiata cultivar VC1973A chromosome 7, Vradiata_ver6, whole genome shotgun sequence genome encodes the following:
- the LOC106765665 gene encoding uncharacterized protein LOC106765665, producing MKGEVQLQPPPVMQNPSDSDPLLLNQEEEEESPGSSGEIKDDEEDVEAGLLPCCRICLESDSDPEDELISPCMCKGTQQFVHRSCLDHWRSVKEGFAFSHCTTCKAQFHLRVELFEDNSWRKIKFRLFVARDVFLVFLAVQTVIAAIGGFAYIMDKDGSFRNSFDDGWDRILSKHPIPFYYCIGVLAFFVLIGFFGLILHCSSLNTNDPRMAGCQNCCYGWGILDCFPASMEACFALVVVFVVIFAILGIAYGFLAATMAIQRIWQRHYHILTKRELTKEYIVEDLRGCYFPPKLDPEHEGRLKMLKLL from the exons ATGAAGGGGGAAGTACAGCTTCAGCCTCCACCGGTCATGCAAAACCCTAGTGATTCGGACCCTTTGCTCCTTAatcaggaggaggaggaggagtcACCGGGAAGCTCCGGTGAGATCAAAGATGACGAAGAAGACGTTGAGGCAGGCTTACTCCCTTGTTGTCGAATTTGCCTCGAAAGCGATTCTGATCCAG AGGATGAATTAATATCTCCATGCATGTGCAAAGGTACTCAACAGTTTGTTCATCGCTCTTGTCTTGATCATTGGCGCTCTGTAAAG GAAGGATTTGCCTTCTCACACTGCACCACCTGCAAAGCCCAATTTCATCTTAGAGTTGAATTGTTTGAGGACAACTCTTGGCGTAAAATAAAGTTCAGACTTTTTGTGGCAAGGgatgttttccttgtttttctgGCTGTACAGACT GTGATTGCAGCTATTGGTGGCTTTGCGTACATCATGGACAAAGATGGTTCCTTCAGGAACTCATTTGATGATGGCTGGGATAGGATACTGTCAAAGCATCCAATtccattttattattgtattg GAGTGCTGGCCTTTTTTGTACTGATTGGGTTTTTCGGGCTCATACTGCATTGCTCCTCCCTCAACACCAATGACCCGAGAATGGCTGGTTGTCAGAACTGTTGTTATGGATGGGGCATCCTGGATTGCTTTCCCGCTTCAATGGAGGCATGCTTTGCCCTTGTGGTTGTTTTCGTTGTCATCTTTGCAATTCTTGGTATAGCGTATGGTTTTCTTGCTGCCACCATGGCCATTCAAAGAATTTGGCAGAGGCACTACCATATCCTCACCAAGAGGGAACTTACAAAG GAATACATAGTAGAGGATCTTCGTGGCTGCTATTTCCCACCAAAGTTGGACCCAGAACATGAAGGCCGCTTGAAAATGCTCAAGCTTTTGTGA
- the LOC106765548 gene encoding potassium channel AKT1, with product MLGCGQEEIELSRDGSHYSLSTGILPSLGAKSNRRIKLRRFIVSPYDRRYRIWETFLIILVVYTAWVSPFEFGFLKKPEPPLSISDNIVNGFFFVDIVLTFFVAYIDKATYLIVDDRKQIAWKYARTWLAFDVVSIIPSELIQKLSPSPLQSYGLFNMLRLWRLRRVSALFSRLEKDRNYNYFWVRCAKLISVTLFAVHCAGCFYYLIAARYHDPKKTWIGSTMDNFLEQSLWSRYVMSIYWSITTLTTVGYGDLHPVNSREMTFDIFYMLFNLGLTAYLIGNMTNLVVHGTSRTRKFRDTIQAASNFAQRNQLPHRLQDQMLAHLCLKYRTDSEGLQQQETLDSLPKAIRSSISHHLFSSLIDKVYLFKEVSNDLLFQLVSEMKAEYFPPKEDVILQNEAPTDFYILVTGAVELVVLKNGVEQVVGEAKTGDLCGEIGVLCYKPQLFTVRTKRLSQLLRLNRTTFLNIVQANVGDGTIIMNNLLQHLKELNDPIMEGVLVEIENMLARGRMDLPVSVCFAAARGDDLLLHQLLKRGMDPNESDNNRRTALHIAASQGKENCVLLLLDYGADPNITDFDGNVALWEAMVGGHESVRKVLAENGANLQCGDVGQFACTAVEQNSLKLLKEIKRYGGDITLPSINSGTTALHVAVSEGNVEIVKYLLDHGASIDKPDKNGWTARGLADQQSHTEIKAIFDSTGDPKVQSFVTIPEKQSGFRFLGRFTSEPTMPSPLDGSFHGTDASWSQSQNRPRRRSSNYQNSLLGMMVAAHNGEKDLLLPLDMNNKASNGMKSGNAGSPARVIISCPEKGEVVGKLVLLPGSFQELLEIGAKKFGFYPAKVLCKDGGQIEDLEVIRDGDHLVFHGDGGL from the exons atgttgGGCTGCGGCCAAGAAGAGATTGAACTGTCACGGGATGGCAGCCACTACAGTCTCTCCACCGGAATACTTCCGTCTCTCGGGGCCAAAAGCAACCGCAGAATCAAGCTGCGCCGCTTTATTGTATCGCCCTACGACCGCCGTTacag GATATGGGAAACTTTCCTTATTATTCTGGTAGTTTATACTGCCTGGGTTTCTCCCTTCGAATTTGGATTCTTGAAGAAGCCAGAACCACCGCTTTCCATTTCGGACAATATTGTGAATGGATTTTTTTTCGTGGATATAGTTCTGACCTTCTTTGTGGCTTATATTGACAAAGCTACCTATTTGATCGTGGATGATCGGAAACAGATTGCTTGGAAATATGCAAGGACTTGGCTGGCCTTCGATGTTGTCTCCATCATTCCTTCAGAGCTTATACAAAAGTTATCACCTTCTCCTCTTCAATCTTACGGTTTATTCAACATGCTTCGCCTATGGCGTCTTCGGAGAGTCAGTGCTTTGTTTTCTCG GCTTGAGAAGGACAGAAACTATAACTATTTTTGGGTTCGCTGTGCCAAGCTTATTTCT GTTACCCTCTTTGCTGTTCATTGTGCTGGGTGTTTCTATTATCTTATTGCTGCACGTTATCATGATCCAAAAAAAACGTGGATTGGATCAACGATGGATAATTTCCTTGAACAAAGTTTGTGGTCAAGATACGTGATGTCTATTTACTGGTCTATTACTACCTTAACAACTGTCGGTTATGGAGATTTGCATCCAGTGAATTCAAGGGAGATGACCTTTGACATTTTTTATATGCTATTTAATCTGGGGTTAACAGCGTATTTGATTGGTAATATGACCAATTTGGTTGTCCACGGCACAAGTCGAACCAGAAAATTT AGAGATACCATCCAAGCTGCCTCAAACTTTGCCCAAAGGAATCAATTGCCTCATCGGTTGCAAGACCAAATGCTTGCCCACTTGTGTTTGAAGTATAGAACAGACTCGGAAGGGTTGCAGCAGCAAGAGACACTTGATTCTCTTCCTAAGGCCATCAGGTCCAGCATTTCACATCATCTTTTCAGTTCTCTGATTGATAAGGTCTACTTGTTTAAGGAGGTTTCCAATGACTTGCTCTTTCAACTG GTGTCAGAGATGAAAGCTGAATATTTTCCACCCAAAGAAGATGTTATCTTGCAAAACGAAGCCCCCACTGACTTTTATATACTGGTCACTGGTGCTGTG GAACTGGTAGTTCTTAAAAATGGGGTTGAACAG GTTGTTGGAGAGGCCAAAACCGGTGATCTTTGTGGTGAGATTGGTGTCCTCTGTTACAAGCCACAGCTTTTCACTGTTCGAACGAAGCGACTAAGCCAGTTGCTGAGGCTAAATCGTACTACTTTCTTGAATATTGTTCAGGCCAACGTGGGAGACGGAACCATTATCATGAATAATCTGCTTCAG CATTTAAAAGAGCTCAACGATCCAATCATGGAGGGAGTTTTGGTGGAGATTGAGAACATGTTAGCTCGTGGTAGAATGGACCTACCAGTGAGTGTGTGCTTTGCGGCAGCAAGAGGTGATGACTTGTTGTTACATCAGTTGCTGAAACGAGGAATGGATCCAAACGAATCCGACAACAATCGAAGGACAGCTTTG CATATAGCAGCATCTCAAGGGAAAGAAAACTGTGTTCTGCTTCTGTTAGATTATGGGGCGGATCCCAACATTACAG ATTTCGACGGTAATGTGGCACTATGGGAGGCTATGGTGGGAGGACATGAGTCAGTAAGGAAGGTGTTGGCAGAAAATGGAGCTAACTTGCAATGCGGGGATGTGGGCCAGTTTGCATGTACCGCTGTTGAGCAGAACAGTTTGAAGTTGCTGAAGGAAATAAAGCGCTACGGAGGAGATATCACCCTTCCAAGCATCAACAGTGGGACCACAGCATTGCACGTTGCAGTGTCGGAGGGCAACGTTGAAATTGTGAAATACCTTTTGGATCACGGGGCAAGCATTGACAAGCCGGACAAGAATGGCTGGACCGCCAGAGGTCTGGCAGATCAGCAATCACATACAGAAATAAAAGCCATTTTTGACTCCACTGGGGACCCTAAGGTTCAGTCTTTCGTTACCATTCCCGAGAAGCAGAGTGGGTTCAGGTTCCTTGGAAGGTTTACTAGTGAGCCAACCATGCCTTCACCCCTTGACGGCTCATTTCATGGAACGGATGCCTCTTGGAGCCAGAGCCAGAACCGTCCAAGGCGTAGGAGCAGCAATTATCAGAATTCACTCTTAGGGATGATGGTAGCAGCACATAATGGGGAAAAGGACCTGCTTTTGCCTCTTGACATGAATAACAAGGCAAGCAATGGCATGAAGAGTGGTAATGCAGGTAGTCCAGCTAGAGTGATTATTAGTTGCCCTGAGAAGGGTGAGGTTGTGGGGAAGCTTGTTTTACTACCTGGAAGCTTTCAAGAGCTGCTTGAGATTGGAGCCAAAAAATTTGGTTTCTATCCTGCCAAGGTTTTATGCAAAGATGGAGGTCAAATTGAAGATTTAGAGGTTATTAGAGATGGTGACCATCTGGTCTTTCACGGTGATGGTGGGTTGTAG